The proteins below come from a single Pleuronectes platessa chromosome 1, fPlePla1.1, whole genome shotgun sequence genomic window:
- the LOC128444984 gene encoding up-regulator of cell proliferation-like isoform X5: MSAVNTEEGALTDFDAQSDKGKALTMSTRDPESEEHAALLSFLVKLGLKDFYPNQLNLQSLFEINKNSIDEKAVLSLKEIPWCFLRKLFKINAECRNSIQSSIRTEENIEEDNDLFDEDLDSADDSIDDQVNPLDLIVALFHCADSFLQQEMALKMSMCQFSLPLLLPRSHNSQCTLKLWALRDIVKEWRPHDMSESRGFVEDNIVQANIPFFSFVRLKNSSLSKSQILNHVLSSGQQNCNIFIHRDAEGGAVKREIANGLVEVCWYLPSGGEKLDIFPEPTAFANLRGDISESLTQFNFLFQVSTATFVFLDSVEESEHKILSSLQDVKSKLFLVFNRKGGNASEERMSVKRLVDELGLPKNRVKVKDKSSNVAGFSKKLCEVIKASLLDVKDTMSIVDMVGKAVELGLSVDESKTESQRKAAEEIMDDIGVQSIPDYKKLNMTLQGANWKRLSKLEKEECRLKTSGDSGLEYYKCQLQEEKRQIRQNQQNSDASKGMKSFIKCLSTSDKEERDVFLKWMKLKFNTRSRVKLSVLRHKFKEQCKKKDAKLIGELHQALVDSSLGTEHYMREMGLIYQFSTSSSTTADGISQLPGLAAEMLLDGYPLELLDGDASNIPERWVTDVLMELHKKVGQRSRLLVLTVLGVQSSGKSTLLNTMFGVQFPVSSGRCTRGAFMLFLKVGEDLKSEFNCDFIVLIDTEGLKAPELAQLEDSYEHDNQLATFVIGLSDATIINIAMENSTEMKDVLQIVVHAFLRMKEIGKKPVCHFVHQNVSSVSAHDKNMTDRKHLLDQLNEMTQMAAEMEKKPSIKEFTDVLDYDMDKNNWNIPGLWHGTPPMAPVNTGYSKAVAHFKKNLLQTVKKDPGNEVSQIPEFLEMMKSLWQAVKYENFIFSFRNTLVAQAYNNLCKEFNQWEWEFRKEILTWQTQAEVEILNADNESEVETWNRLVREKKSEVSDKITNQQTTIREQISDYYKMKGKRVHLIEKYKVDFLNSVKGLGDEIKHSVWVKLDCILEVKLRSKKVQDIQRGYRGVIEQKVMKLLGDCKASTLTEEQLTQEFEKMWAEATVDLSGLKERDIAACVLKQLRKDFCNRNVNEALKKVTDLKEMETGPFQTKSKHVDTLLPEKHLCKGDLQRVADRIIESCTRFVLDKVQTDGDYQDSFTKDLLEQIDESLKQCYDHHKTNIKFEIDLKLHICGIASREFVEMHKRFLSDNNPHTQLGKYKTQYLSDFLDLYNNGDDCQRGAKNFVQSCIKPAVKQFICGSLGVNIVDDILTGSHSAEYSSRTIFQYNIQKELLLQENFFSFFSYIDNYEIYVKDWIFQHIREQMSEDKTLCKLKNNNLQVIYKKISEAIDRAAIGEDGAPLPDNKESITKLISNMRKHLVKDISLSVEAEETTLFLIQSSCHSFIKCLKSSMKELKNQLEGEFSNSDDITETLNKLPIKPQDELFKRVFGCGRQCPFCKAPCVAGGKEHNQHHAAIHRPQGLGRVKDESSKKLVVSLCTTSVHSDIKFRSPATKGEWHPYKDYNKFYPDWIIPPDFTIEASDYWKYVLVQYNDKFAEIYEAEPADVPEAWRRLSKDQALKGLKDAFNMK, from the exons ATTTTGATGCACAGAGTGATAAAGGGAAGGCTTTGACCATGTCTACAAGAGACCCAGAAAGTGAAGAGCATGCAG CCCTGTTGAGCTTTCTCGTAAAACTTGGACTGAAGGACTTTTATCCCAACCAGCTCAATCTACAGTCTCTCTTTGAGATCAACAAAAACAGTATTGATGAAAAAGCAGTTTTATCACTGAAGGAAATACCATGGTGTTTCCTCAGAAAACTGttcaaaataaatgcagaatgcAGGAACTCAATACAATCATCAATCAGGACAGAGGAGAACATTGAAGAAGACAATGATCTCTTTGATGAAGACCTTGACAGCGCTGATGACTCTATAGATGATCAGGTTAACCCCCTAGACCTCATAGTCGCTCTCTTCCATTGCGCTGACAGCTTCCTGCAGCAGGAAATGGCCCTCAAGATGTCAATGTGCCAGTTTTCTCTTCCACTGCTGTTGCCCCGCAGCCACAATAGTCAGTGTACCCTGAAGCTGTGGGCTCTGAGAGACATCGTCAAAGAGTGGCGTCCACATGATATGTCTGAATCAAGAGGGTTTGTTGAAGACAACATTGTCCAAGCAAATATACCATTCTTCTCCTTTGTGAGGCTGAAGAACAGCAGTTTATCCAAGTCCCAGATTTTGAATCATGTCCTCAGCAGTGGACAACAGAACTGCAACATCTTCATACACAGAGATGCTGAAGGGGGGGCAGTCAAAAGAGAAATTGCGAATGGGCTTGTTGAGGTTTGCTGGTACCTTCCCTCTGGCGGGGAAAAACTTGACATTTTTCCTGAGCCTACTGCCTTTGCAAATTTGCGAGGGGACATTAGTGAATCACTCACACAATTCAACTTTCTCTTTCAAGTATCAACAGCTACCTTTGTGTTTCTGGACAGCGTTGAAGAAAGTGAGCACAAGATTCTATCTTCTCTTCAAGATGTGAAATCAAAACTCTTCTTAGTCTTCAATCGAAAGGGAGGGAACGCCAGTGAGGAGAGGATGTCTGTGAAGAGATTGGTGGATGAATTAGGTTTACCAAAGAACAGAGTGAAGGTCAAAGACAAGAGTTCAAATGTGGCAGGGTTCTCAAAGAAACTTTGTGAGGTCATCAAGGCATCCCTGTTAGATGTGAAAGACACCATGAGCATTGTAGATATGGTTGGAAAAGCTGTTGAACTTGGTCTGTCTGTGGACGAGAGCAAAACTgaatcacagagaaaagcagctgaGGAGATCATGGACGACATTGGAGTGCAAAGTATACCAGactataaaaaactaaatatgactTTGCAAGGAGCGAACTGGAAGAGGTTGTCAAAGTTAGAGAAGGAAGAGTGTAGACTGAAGACATCTGGTGATTCTGGCCTTGAATACTATAAATGTCAActacaggaagaaaaaagacaaatcagaCAGAATCAACAAAATTCTGACGCCTCCAAAGGAATGAAGAGTTTCATCAAGTGCTTATCTACAAGtgacaaagaagaaagagatgTTTTCCTGAAGTGGATGAAACTGAAGTTTAATACACGTTCACGAGTCAAACTCTCTGTGTTACGTCACAAATTCAAAGAGCAATGCAAGAAGAAAGACGCCAAACTCATAGGAGAGTTacaccaagctttggtggataGCTCTTTAGGAACAGAGCATTACATGAGAGAGATGGGACTGATCTACCAGTTCTCAACCAGCAGCTCAACAACAGCTGATGGAATTTCCCAGCTCCCTGGTTTGGCAGCTGAAATGCTGTTGGATGGATATCCTTTAGAGCTTTTGGACGGAGATGCCTCCAACATCCCAGAGAGATGGGTGACAGACGTACTGATGGAGCTTCACAAGAAGGTTGGACAGAGGAGCAGACTGTTGGTACTGACTGTGTTGGGTGTTCAGAGCAGCGGTAAGTCAACGCTCCTCAACACCATGTTTGGTGTGCAGTTTCCTGTCAGCAGCGGCAGATGCACAAGAGGAGCTTTCATGCTCTTCCTCAAAGTTGGAGAAGATTTGAAAAGCGAGTTCAACTGTGATTTTATTGTCCTCATTGACACAGAGGGTCTTAAGGCTCCTGAACTGGCACAACTAGAGGACAGTTACGAGCACGACAACCAGCTAGCAACCTTTGTCATTGGCTTGAGTGATGCCACCATCATCAACATCGCAATGGAAAACTCAACAGAAATGAAAGATGTCCTGCAAATTGTAGTGCACGCATTCTTGAGGATGaaagaaattggaaaaaagccagtttgtcattttgttcATCAGAATGTTTCATCAGTTTCAGCTCATGACAAGAACatgacagacagaaaacatctccTGGACCAACTCAATGAAATGACTCAAATGGCAGCTGAAATGGAAAAGAAACCTTCTATCAAAGAGTTCACGGATGTGCTGGACTATGACATGGACAAGAACAACTGGAACATCCCAGGACTCTGGCATGGAACTCCACCAATGGCTCCAGTGAACACAGGTTACAGTAAAGCTGTAGCACATTTCAAGAAAAACCTTTTGCAAACAGTGAAGAAGGACCCGGGCAATGAAGTGTCGCAGATCCCAGAGTTTCTGGAAATGATGAAGAGTCTCTGGCAGGCAGTGAAATATGAGAACTTCATCTTTAGTTTCAGAAACACTCTTGTGGCTCAAGCCTATAACAACTTGTGCAAAGAGTTCAATCAGTGGGAATGGGAGTTCAGAAAAGAGATTCTGACCTGGCAAACACAAGCAGAGGTAGAAATTTTGAATGCTGACAATGAATCTGAGGTAGAAACTTGGAACAGATTagttagagaaaaaaaatctgaggtgtcagacaaaataacaaaccaacaaacaacaatAAGGGAACAAATCTCAGACTACTACAAGATGAAAGGCAAACGAGTTCATCTGATAGAGAAATACAAAGTGGACTTTTTAAACAGTGTCAAAGGCCTTGGAGATGAAATCAAACATTCTGTGTGGGTAAAACTGGATTGCATCCTTGAAGTAAAACTACGTTCAAAAAAGGTTCAGGACATTCAGAGAGGATACAGAGGTGTGATTGAACAGAAGGTCATGAAGCTTCTGGGTGACTGCAAGGCGTCAACTCTGACTGAGGAACAGCTGACACAAGAGTTTGAAAAGATGTGGGCTGAAGCCACTGTAGACCTGTCCGGCCTGAAAGAGCGAGACATTGCAGCATGCGTCCTGAAGCAGCTGAGAAAAGACTTCTGTAATCGAAACGTCAATGAAGCTTTGAAGAAAGTAACAGACCTAAAGGAAATGGAGACAGGTCCATTTCAAACTAAAAGTAAGCACGTAGACACTCTTCTGCCAGAGAAACATCTGTGTAAAGGAGATTTGCAGAGAGTCGCGGACAGAATCATTGAATCTTGTACAAGGTTTGTACTTGATAAAGTACAGACCGATGGAGATTACCAGGACTCTTTCACAAAGGATCTTCTAGAACAAATTGATGAATCCCTTAAACAATGTTACGACCATCACAAAACGAATATAAAGTTTGAGATTGACCTGAAACTCCACATTTGTGGCATTGCTTCAAGGGAATTTGTCGAAATGCACAAAAGATTCTTGTCAGATAATAATCCTCACACTCAGCTGGGAAAGTACAAGACTCAGTACCTGTCAGATTTTCTTGATTTATACAACAATGGAGATGACTGCCAACGCGGAGCAAAAAATTTTGTCCAGTCTTGTATCAAACCTGCTGTGAAACAGTTCATCTGTGGATCTCTGGGAGTAAACATCGTGGATGACATTCTGACAGGTTCCCATTCAGCAGAGTATAGTTCTCGCACAATCTTCCAGTACAACATTCAGAAAGAGTTACTGCTACAGGAAaacttctttagtttttttagttACATTGATAACTATGAAATATATGTTAAGGATTGGATATTTCAGCACATCAGGGAACAGATGTCAGAGGACAAGACTTTGTGCAAACTGAAGAACAACAATCTACAAGTCatctacaaaaaaatatcaGAAGCGATAGATCGGGCAGCAATAGGAGAGGATGGTGCTCCGCTGCCAGACAACAAGGAAAGCATCACAAAGCTAATCAGCAACATGCGCAAACATTTGGTCAAAGACATCTCACTTTCAGTGGAGGCTGAAGAAACCACCTTGTTTCTGATCCAAAGCTCATGTCATTCATTCATCAAGTGTCTCAAGAGCTCAATGAAGGAGTTGAAGAACCAACTGGAAGGGGAGTTCTCAAActctgatgacatcactgagACTCTGAACAAGCTTCCAATCAAACCACAGGATGAGCTTTTCAAGCGAGTGTTTGGTTGTGGACGACAGTGTCCATTTTGTAAGGCTCCCTGTGTGGCCGGTGGCAAAGAACACAACCAGCATCATGCAGCCATTCATCGGCCACAAGGTCTTGGAAGAGTCAAGGATGAGTCAAGTAAGAAGCTGGTTGTTTCACTGTGTACAACTAGCGTGCACAGTGATATTAAATTCAGAAGCCCAGCCACCAAAGGGGAGTGGCATCCTTACAAGGACTACAACAAGTTCTACCCAGACTGGATCATTCCTC
- the LOC128444984 gene encoding up-regulator of cell proliferation-like isoform X3 yields the protein MSTRDPESEEHAARIYLSLDSERVSSLVLVNLNSSTRPERGSSRMTCPFRPMLLRHLGTPKSLLSFLVKLGLKDFYPNQLNLQSLFEINKNSIDEKAVLSLKEIPWCFLRKLFKINAECRNSIQSSIRTEENIEEDNDLFDEDLDSADDSIDDQVNPLDLIVALFHCADSFLQQEMALKMSMCQFSLPLLLPRSHNSQCTLKLWALRDIVKEWRPHDMSESRGFVEDNIVQANIPFFSFVRLKNSSLSKSQILNHVLSSGQQNCNIFIHRDAEGGAVKREIANGLVEVCWYLPSGGEKLDIFPEPTAFANLRGDISESLTQFNFLFQVSTATFVFLDSVEESEHKILSSLQDVKSKLFLVFNRKGGNASEERMSVKRLVDELGLPKNRVKVKDKSSNVAGFSKKLCEVIKASLLDVKDTMSIVDMVGKAVELGLSVDESKTESQRKAAEEIMDDIGVQSIPDYKKLNMTLQGANWKRLSKLEKEECRLKTSGDSGLEYYKCQLQEEKRQIRQNQQNSDASKGMKSFIKCLSTSDKEERDVFLKWMKLKFNTRSRVKLSVLRHKFKEQCKKKDAKLIGELHQALVDSSLGTEHYMREMGLIYQFSTSSSTTADGISQLPGLAAEMLLDGYPLELLDGDASNIPERWVTDVLMELHKKVGQRSRLLVLTVLGVQSSGKSTLLNTMFGVQFPVSSGRCTRGAFMLFLKVGEDLKSEFNCDFIVLIDTEGLKAPELAQLEDSYEHDNQLATFVIGLSDATIINIAMENSTEMKDVLQIVVHAFLRMKEIGKKPVCHFVHQNVSSVSAHDKNMTDRKHLLDQLNEMTQMAAEMEKKPSIKEFTDVLDYDMDKNNWNIPGLWHGTPPMAPVNTGYSKAVAHFKKNLLQTVKKDPGNEVSQIPEFLEMMKSLWQAVKYENFIFSFRNTLVAQAYNNLCKEFNQWEWEFRKEILTWQTQAEVEILNADNESEVETWNRLVREKKSEVSDKITNQQTTIREQISDYYKMKGKRVHLIEKYKVDFLNSVKGLGDEIKHSVWVKLDCILEVKLRSKKVQDIQRGYRGVIEQKVMKLLGDCKASTLTEEQLTQEFEKMWAEATVDLSGLKERDIAACVLKQLRKDFCNRNVNEALKKVTDLKEMETGPFQTKSKHVDTLLPEKHLCKGDLQRVADRIIESCTRFVLDKVQTDGDYQDSFTKDLLEQIDESLKQCYDHHKTNIKFEIDLKLHICGIASREFVEMHKRFLSDNNPHTQLGKYKTQYLSDFLDLYNNGDDCQRGAKNFVQSCIKPAVKQFICGSLGVNIVDDILTGSHSAEYSSRTIFQYNIQKELLLQENFFSFFSYIDNYEIYVKDWIFQHIREQMSEDKTLCKLKNNNLQVIYKKISEAIDRAAIGEDGAPLPDNKESITKLISNMRKHLVKDISLSVEAEETTLFLIQSSCHSFIKCLKSSMKELKNQLEGEFSNSDDITETLNKLPIKPQDELFKRVFGCGRQCPFCKAPCVAGGKEHNQHHAAIHRPQGLGRVKDESSKKLVVSLCTTSVHSDIKFRSPATKGEWHPYKDYNKFYPDWIIPPDFTIEASDYWKYVLVQYNDKFAEIYEAEPADVPEAWRRLSKDQALKGLKDAFNMK from the exons ATGTCTACAAGAGACCCAGAAAGTGAAGAGCATGCAG CCCGTATATATTTGTCTCTGGACTCTGAGAGAGTCTCCAGCCTTGTTTTGGTGAATTTAAACTCCTCTACGAGACCTGAGAGAGGCAGCTCGAGGATGACATGTCCCTTCAGGCCGATGTTGCTCAGACATCTTGGGACTCCTAAAT CCCTGTTGAGCTTTCTCGTAAAACTTGGACTGAAGGACTTTTATCCCAACCAGCTCAATCTACAGTCTCTCTTTGAGATCAACAAAAACAGTATTGATGAAAAAGCAGTTTTATCACTGAAGGAAATACCATGGTGTTTCCTCAGAAAACTGttcaaaataaatgcagaatgcAGGAACTCAATACAATCATCAATCAGGACAGAGGAGAACATTGAAGAAGACAATGATCTCTTTGATGAAGACCTTGACAGCGCTGATGACTCTATAGATGATCAGGTTAACCCCCTAGACCTCATAGTCGCTCTCTTCCATTGCGCTGACAGCTTCCTGCAGCAGGAAATGGCCCTCAAGATGTCAATGTGCCAGTTTTCTCTTCCACTGCTGTTGCCCCGCAGCCACAATAGTCAGTGTACCCTGAAGCTGTGGGCTCTGAGAGACATCGTCAAAGAGTGGCGTCCACATGATATGTCTGAATCAAGAGGGTTTGTTGAAGACAACATTGTCCAAGCAAATATACCATTCTTCTCCTTTGTGAGGCTGAAGAACAGCAGTTTATCCAAGTCCCAGATTTTGAATCATGTCCTCAGCAGTGGACAACAGAACTGCAACATCTTCATACACAGAGATGCTGAAGGGGGGGCAGTCAAAAGAGAAATTGCGAATGGGCTTGTTGAGGTTTGCTGGTACCTTCCCTCTGGCGGGGAAAAACTTGACATTTTTCCTGAGCCTACTGCCTTTGCAAATTTGCGAGGGGACATTAGTGAATCACTCACACAATTCAACTTTCTCTTTCAAGTATCAACAGCTACCTTTGTGTTTCTGGACAGCGTTGAAGAAAGTGAGCACAAGATTCTATCTTCTCTTCAAGATGTGAAATCAAAACTCTTCTTAGTCTTCAATCGAAAGGGAGGGAACGCCAGTGAGGAGAGGATGTCTGTGAAGAGATTGGTGGATGAATTAGGTTTACCAAAGAACAGAGTGAAGGTCAAAGACAAGAGTTCAAATGTGGCAGGGTTCTCAAAGAAACTTTGTGAGGTCATCAAGGCATCCCTGTTAGATGTGAAAGACACCATGAGCATTGTAGATATGGTTGGAAAAGCTGTTGAACTTGGTCTGTCTGTGGACGAGAGCAAAACTgaatcacagagaaaagcagctgaGGAGATCATGGACGACATTGGAGTGCAAAGTATACCAGactataaaaaactaaatatgactTTGCAAGGAGCGAACTGGAAGAGGTTGTCAAAGTTAGAGAAGGAAGAGTGTAGACTGAAGACATCTGGTGATTCTGGCCTTGAATACTATAAATGTCAActacaggaagaaaaaagacaaatcagaCAGAATCAACAAAATTCTGACGCCTCCAAAGGAATGAAGAGTTTCATCAAGTGCTTATCTACAAGtgacaaagaagaaagagatgTTTTCCTGAAGTGGATGAAACTGAAGTTTAATACACGTTCACGAGTCAAACTCTCTGTGTTACGTCACAAATTCAAAGAGCAATGCAAGAAGAAAGACGCCAAACTCATAGGAGAGTTacaccaagctttggtggataGCTCTTTAGGAACAGAGCATTACATGAGAGAGATGGGACTGATCTACCAGTTCTCAACCAGCAGCTCAACAACAGCTGATGGAATTTCCCAGCTCCCTGGTTTGGCAGCTGAAATGCTGTTGGATGGATATCCTTTAGAGCTTTTGGACGGAGATGCCTCCAACATCCCAGAGAGATGGGTGACAGACGTACTGATGGAGCTTCACAAGAAGGTTGGACAGAGGAGCAGACTGTTGGTACTGACTGTGTTGGGTGTTCAGAGCAGCGGTAAGTCAACGCTCCTCAACACCATGTTTGGTGTGCAGTTTCCTGTCAGCAGCGGCAGATGCACAAGAGGAGCTTTCATGCTCTTCCTCAAAGTTGGAGAAGATTTGAAAAGCGAGTTCAACTGTGATTTTATTGTCCTCATTGACACAGAGGGTCTTAAGGCTCCTGAACTGGCACAACTAGAGGACAGTTACGAGCACGACAACCAGCTAGCAACCTTTGTCATTGGCTTGAGTGATGCCACCATCATCAACATCGCAATGGAAAACTCAACAGAAATGAAAGATGTCCTGCAAATTGTAGTGCACGCATTCTTGAGGATGaaagaaattggaaaaaagccagtttgtcattttgttcATCAGAATGTTTCATCAGTTTCAGCTCATGACAAGAACatgacagacagaaaacatctccTGGACCAACTCAATGAAATGACTCAAATGGCAGCTGAAATGGAAAAGAAACCTTCTATCAAAGAGTTCACGGATGTGCTGGACTATGACATGGACAAGAACAACTGGAACATCCCAGGACTCTGGCATGGAACTCCACCAATGGCTCCAGTGAACACAGGTTACAGTAAAGCTGTAGCACATTTCAAGAAAAACCTTTTGCAAACAGTGAAGAAGGACCCGGGCAATGAAGTGTCGCAGATCCCAGAGTTTCTGGAAATGATGAAGAGTCTCTGGCAGGCAGTGAAATATGAGAACTTCATCTTTAGTTTCAGAAACACTCTTGTGGCTCAAGCCTATAACAACTTGTGCAAAGAGTTCAATCAGTGGGAATGGGAGTTCAGAAAAGAGATTCTGACCTGGCAAACACAAGCAGAGGTAGAAATTTTGAATGCTGACAATGAATCTGAGGTAGAAACTTGGAACAGATTagttagagaaaaaaaatctgaggtgtcagacaaaataacaaaccaacaaacaacaatAAGGGAACAAATCTCAGACTACTACAAGATGAAAGGCAAACGAGTTCATCTGATAGAGAAATACAAAGTGGACTTTTTAAACAGTGTCAAAGGCCTTGGAGATGAAATCAAACATTCTGTGTGGGTAAAACTGGATTGCATCCTTGAAGTAAAACTACGTTCAAAAAAGGTTCAGGACATTCAGAGAGGATACAGAGGTGTGATTGAACAGAAGGTCATGAAGCTTCTGGGTGACTGCAAGGCGTCAACTCTGACTGAGGAACAGCTGACACAAGAGTTTGAAAAGATGTGGGCTGAAGCCACTGTAGACCTGTCCGGCCTGAAAGAGCGAGACATTGCAGCATGCGTCCTGAAGCAGCTGAGAAAAGACTTCTGTAATCGAAACGTCAATGAAGCTTTGAAGAAAGTAACAGACCTAAAGGAAATGGAGACAGGTCCATTTCAAACTAAAAGTAAGCACGTAGACACTCTTCTGCCAGAGAAACATCTGTGTAAAGGAGATTTGCAGAGAGTCGCGGACAGAATCATTGAATCTTGTACAAGGTTTGTACTTGATAAAGTACAGACCGATGGAGATTACCAGGACTCTTTCACAAAGGATCTTCTAGAACAAATTGATGAATCCCTTAAACAATGTTACGACCATCACAAAACGAATATAAAGTTTGAGATTGACCTGAAACTCCACATTTGTGGCATTGCTTCAAGGGAATTTGTCGAAATGCACAAAAGATTCTTGTCAGATAATAATCCTCACACTCAGCTGGGAAAGTACAAGACTCAGTACCTGTCAGATTTTCTTGATTTATACAACAATGGAGATGACTGCCAACGCGGAGCAAAAAATTTTGTCCAGTCTTGTATCAAACCTGCTGTGAAACAGTTCATCTGTGGATCTCTGGGAGTAAACATCGTGGATGACATTCTGACAGGTTCCCATTCAGCAGAGTATAGTTCTCGCACAATCTTCCAGTACAACATTCAGAAAGAGTTACTGCTACAGGAAaacttctttagtttttttagttACATTGATAACTATGAAATATATGTTAAGGATTGGATATTTCAGCACATCAGGGAACAGATGTCAGAGGACAAGACTTTGTGCAAACTGAAGAACAACAATCTACAAGTCatctacaaaaaaatatcaGAAGCGATAGATCGGGCAGCAATAGGAGAGGATGGTGCTCCGCTGCCAGACAACAAGGAAAGCATCACAAAGCTAATCAGCAACATGCGCAAACATTTGGTCAAAGACATCTCACTTTCAGTGGAGGCTGAAGAAACCACCTTGTTTCTGATCCAAAGCTCATGTCATTCATTCATCAAGTGTCTCAAGAGCTCAATGAAGGAGTTGAAGAACCAACTGGAAGGGGAGTTCTCAAActctgatgacatcactgagACTCTGAACAAGCTTCCAATCAAACCACAGGATGAGCTTTTCAAGCGAGTGTTTGGTTGTGGACGACAGTGTCCATTTTGTAAGGCTCCCTGTGTGGCCGGTGGCAAAGAACACAACCAGCATCATGCAGCCATTCATCGGCCACAAGGTCTTGGAAGAGTCAAGGATGAGTCAAGTAAGAAGCTGGTTGTTTCACTGTGTACAACTAGCGTGCACAGTGATATTAAATTCAGAAGCCCAGCCACCAAAGGGGAGTGGCATCCTTACAAGGACTACAACAAGTTCTACCCAGACTGGATCATTCCTC